A portion of the Thermosediminibacter oceani DSM 16646 genome contains these proteins:
- the aroC gene encoding chorismate synthase — MLRFLTAGESHGKALVAVIEGLPANLAVDVDFINRELSRRQMGYGRGGRMKIEKDAVEVISGLREGRTTGSPVAFIIPNLDYPNWKDKALEPVTRPRPGHGDLAGALKYRQDDIRNILERASARETAARVAVGAVAKQLLAIFNIEVLSHVIAIGGIKANVKDPLLEDLRRADESPVRCLDRIAEQKMMEAIDNAKRDGDSLGGVFEVVAFNVPVGLGSHAHWDRKLDGRIVWSLMSVQGIKGVEIGLGFEAAARKGSQVHDEIFYDSESRRFYRKTNNAGGLEAGITNGCPLVVRAAMKPIPTLYRPLLSVDIKTKEQFAAGVERSDVCAVPAASIVGEAAVAWVLAGALVEKFGGDTVEEMREGFERWMKYLQEF; from the coding sequence GTGCTACGGTTTTTAACCGCCGGTGAATCCCACGGGAAGGCCCTCGTTGCCGTTATAGAAGGACTGCCGGCAAACCTTGCCGTTGATGTTGATTTCATAAACAGGGAACTTTCGAGGCGCCAGATGGGGTACGGCCGCGGCGGCAGGATGAAGATCGAAAAGGATGCGGTGGAAGTCATAAGCGGTTTAAGAGAAGGACGGACTACCGGAAGTCCTGTTGCCTTTATCATACCGAATCTGGATTATCCCAACTGGAAGGATAAAGCTTTAGAACCAGTAACCAGGCCCCGGCCGGGTCATGGTGACCTTGCCGGGGCATTAAAATACCGGCAGGACGATATAAGAAACATCCTGGAGAGGGCCAGCGCCCGGGAGACGGCCGCCCGGGTGGCCGTGGGAGCAGTGGCAAAACAGCTTTTAGCGATTTTTAACATAGAGGTTTTAAGTCACGTGATCGCCATTGGCGGGATAAAAGCAAATGTTAAAGACCCTTTGCTGGAAGACTTGAGGAGGGCCGATGAGTCTCCCGTAAGGTGCCTCGACCGGATTGCAGAGCAGAAAATGATGGAAGCCATCGACAATGCGAAGAGGGATGGGGACTCTCTGGGAGGCGTTTTTGAGGTAGTGGCTTTTAATGTGCCGGTGGGACTGGGCAGCCACGCGCACTGGGATAGAAAACTGGACGGGCGGATAGTGTGGTCGCTTATGAGCGTGCAGGGCATAAAGGGTGTAGAAATCGGGCTGGGTTTTGAGGCCGCAGCGAGGAAGGGTTCTCAGGTTCACGACGAAATTTTTTACGACAGCGAAAGCCGCCGTTTTTACCGGAAGACCAACAACGCCGGCGGGCTTGAGGCTGGCATTACCAACGGGTGCCCGCTGGTAGTTCGTGCGGCAATGAAACCCATACCCACCCTCTACAGGCCCCTTTTGAGCGTTGACATAAAGACGAAAGAACAATTTGCCGCCGGCGTGGAACGTTCCGACGTATGCGCCGTACCGGCTGCCAGCATTGTGGGTGAGGCGGCGGTGGCCTGGGTACTGGCAGGTGCGCTGGTGGAGAAGTTCGGAGGCGACACGGTGGAAGAGATGCGGGAGGGCTTCGAAAGGTGGATGAAGTATCTACAGGAATTCTAA
- the aroB gene encoding 3-dehydroquinate synthase yields MESLTVELGARSYLIHIGPGNLDEIGKILRALIGPEKILVITDENVRDLYAGRVLESLKEAGFDAHIAVIPPGEPSKTLKEAERLYIKALDYGLDRNSAIIALGGGVVGDLAGFVAATYMRGIRYVQVPTSLLAQVDSSVGGKVAVNLKLAKNIVGAFHQPVAVIIDPLTLKTLPDREFREGLAEVIKYGIIWDGDFYEWLEKNVTILRQGGEKLIYAIKKSCAIKAAVVSLDERDEGTRMLLNYGHTVGHALESLLGYGALLHGEAVAAGMIIEAAIALEIGLLGRRDYERIVTILKQAVPVKIPGPVDTSDLIEAMARDKKNKGRRVAFVLPEKPGRAGLYYDIPGEILYKILDQFFKKSTVP; encoded by the coding sequence ATGGAAAGCTTAACCGTTGAACTGGGCGCCAGGTCTTACCTCATCCACATAGGGCCGGGCAACCTCGATGAAATTGGAAAAATCCTGAGGGCGTTGATCGGCCCGGAAAAAATCCTGGTTATAACGGATGAAAATGTCAGGGATTTGTACGCCGGTCGGGTGCTGGAATCGCTGAAAGAAGCCGGTTTCGATGCGCACATTGCGGTAATTCCTCCGGGAGAACCCAGCAAGACCCTGAAAGAGGCCGAGAGACTCTACATTAAAGCGTTGGATTACGGCCTGGACAGGAATTCCGCCATCATAGCGCTTGGCGGAGGCGTTGTAGGAGACCTGGCGGGATTTGTAGCGGCAACTTATATGCGGGGGATAAGATACGTTCAAGTGCCTACAAGCCTGCTGGCCCAGGTAGACAGCAGTGTCGGAGGAAAGGTTGCCGTAAATCTTAAGCTGGCTAAGAACATAGTGGGGGCTTTTCACCAGCCGGTGGCCGTGATAATAGATCCCCTCACCTTGAAGACCCTGCCCGACAGGGAATTCAGGGAAGGCCTTGCGGAGGTGATTAAATACGGGATAATATGGGACGGGGATTTCTACGAGTGGCTTGAGAAAAACGTTACGATCCTCCGGCAGGGCGGGGAAAAACTAATATACGCAATAAAAAAATCTTGCGCCATAAAGGCGGCGGTAGTTTCCCTGGACGAAAGGGACGAAGGCACCAGGATGCTCCTGAACTACGGCCACACCGTGGGCCACGCTCTGGAATCCCTGCTGGGATACGGTGCGCTGCTTCACGGCGAAGCGGTTGCCGCCGGGATGATAATTGAGGCGGCCATCGCGCTGGAAATAGGTCTGCTCGGGCGGCGGGATTATGAAAGGATCGTGACAATCCTGAAACAGGCCGTACCGGTTAAAATACCGGGGCCCGTAGATACGAGCGATCTAATTGAAGCGATGGCCCGGGACAAGAAAAACAAAGGCCGGCGCGTAGCTTTTGTGCTGCCGGAGAAACCGGGCAGGGCGGGCCTTTATTATGACATTCCGGGGGAAATTTTATATAAAATCTTAGACCAATTTTTTAAAAAAAGCACCGTTCCGTAA
- the fbp gene encoding fructose-1,6-bisphosphate aldolase/phosphatase: MSKITLTVIKADIGGYVGHCSVHPDLIEEAKSVLEEKGKGLLEDYVVTHVGDDINLIMTHRKGVDNTEIHKLAWDTFLSCTQIAKKLKLYGAGQDLLSDSFSGNIKGMGPGVAEMEFEERPSEPVIVFMADKTEPGAWNLPLYKMFADPFNTIGLVIDPKMHQGFKFEVLDTIENKKIVFSCPEELYDLLVFLGAANRYAVKAVYSKSGEPAAVSSTQRMNLMAGRYVGKDDPVLIVRCQSGLPAVGEALEPFANPHLVAGWMRGSHFGPLMPVSCNGATPSRFDGPPRVVALGFQLAGGKLVGPQDMFADVSFDRAREKALEMADYFRQLGPFEPHRLPLDEMEYTTLPQVMEKLKDRFE; the protein is encoded by the coding sequence ATGTCAAAGATAACATTAACAGTTATTAAAGCCGATATCGGCGGATATGTGGGGCACTGCAGCGTACATCCCGACCTGATCGAAGAAGCTAAAAGCGTTCTTGAGGAAAAAGGAAAAGGCTTGCTGGAGGACTACGTTGTAACTCATGTAGGTGATGACATCAACCTCATTATGACCCACAGGAAGGGTGTAGATAATACTGAAATCCACAAGCTGGCATGGGACACTTTCCTTTCATGCACCCAGATTGCGAAGAAGCTGAAGCTTTACGGGGCAGGACAGGACCTGTTATCCGATTCTTTCTCGGGCAACATAAAGGGAATGGGGCCGGGAGTTGCGGAAATGGAATTCGAGGAACGCCCCAGCGAACCCGTAATAGTTTTCATGGCCGATAAGACCGAGCCTGGAGCATGGAACCTGCCGCTTTACAAGATGTTTGCCGACCCGTTCAACACCATCGGCCTTGTGATAGATCCCAAGATGCATCAAGGGTTCAAGTTCGAAGTTCTGGACACTATAGAAAATAAAAAGATCGTCTTCTCTTGTCCGGAAGAGCTTTACGACCTGCTCGTATTTTTGGGAGCCGCGAACCGGTATGCGGTCAAAGCCGTGTACAGTAAGAGCGGAGAACCGGCCGCCGTATCCTCCACGCAGAGGATGAACCTTATGGCCGGCAGATACGTGGGCAAGGATGACCCCGTGCTTATAGTTCGCTGCCAGAGCGGTTTGCCCGCTGTGGGAGAGGCACTGGAACCTTTTGCCAACCCGCACCTGGTGGCTGGTTGGATGAGGGGCTCGCACTTCGGGCCGCTGATGCCGGTATCCTGCAACGGTGCAACCCCCAGCAGGTTTGACGGTCCGCCGAGGGTGGTGGCGCTGGGGTTCCAGCTGGCCGGCGGCAAGCTGGTAGGTCCTCAGGACATGTTTGCGGATGTGTCCTTTGATAGAGCAAGGGAAAAAGCCTTGGAAATGGCCGATTACTTTAGGCAACTAGGCCCCTTTGAACCCCACCGCCTCCCGCTGGACGAAATGGAGTATACAACCCTGCCTCAGGTTATGGAAAAACTAAAGGACAGGTTCGAATAA
- a CDS encoding sodium-dependent transporter — MEESKAQWSSRVGFILASLGMAFGTGNIWRFPRVAAANGGGAFLIAFLIATILWAVPLLMMEMVMGKTTRLGTVGAFRNFCGKKYTWFGAWIGFCSVAIMFYYSVVMGWALRYFVYGITGAIKPGIDSETMWKAFLNDPSQTILFHFISIAIAGFIIYRGVKEGLEIANKTIVPSMLVLLIVVMVWALTKPNAVQGLEYLYNPNLSQLLDAKVWLNAFTQAAWSVGAGWGLMLTYAVYMRDEDDIGANSFVVAFADSGSSLISAMAVLPLVFAVSPSVEVAKKALESGHTGMTFIYLTKFFPNLPGGTFFAALFFLALSIAALASLLSMVELATLNLQDMGIDRKKAAILVTVVTFLLGIPSAYSSWFLDNQDMVWGVGLLIAGVLYSLAAYRYGIDRVRTEIINPNSYVHIGKWWNYAIGGFPIMFAFVFGWWILQSITWYPKTWWNPFEQYSPATMVIQWSVVALVFYLANNWLAEKIKAPYKEVSARESSADRGEGRK; from the coding sequence ATGGAAGAATCAAAAGCACAATGGAGCAGTCGAGTAGGATTTATCCTGGCTTCTCTGGGAATGGCTTTCGGTACCGGAAACATATGGCGTTTTCCGAGGGTCGCGGCGGCCAACGGTGGCGGAGCCTTTTTGATTGCATTTTTAATAGCTACAATATTGTGGGCGGTACCGCTTCTAATGATGGAGATGGTGATGGGAAAAACCACGCGGCTTGGAACTGTAGGTGCTTTTAGGAATTTCTGCGGCAAAAAATATACATGGTTTGGAGCATGGATCGGTTTTTGTTCGGTGGCTATCATGTTTTATTATTCAGTCGTAATGGGCTGGGCTCTACGGTACTTTGTATACGGAATAACCGGGGCTATAAAACCGGGCATTGATTCCGAGACAATGTGGAAAGCATTTTTAAACGATCCTAGCCAGACGATATTATTCCACTTTATCTCAATCGCAATAGCCGGGTTTATAATTTACAGGGGAGTAAAAGAAGGCCTTGAGATTGCAAACAAGACTATAGTACCCAGCATGCTGGTGCTCCTTATTGTGGTAATGGTCTGGGCTCTAACCAAACCCAACGCCGTCCAGGGCCTTGAATATTTATATAATCCAAACTTATCCCAGCTTTTAGATGCAAAAGTCTGGCTGAACGCCTTTACACAGGCGGCATGGTCCGTAGGTGCCGGTTGGGGGTTGATGCTCACCTATGCGGTTTATATGAGGGATGAAGATGATATCGGCGCCAACTCGTTCGTCGTGGCCTTTGCCGATTCGGGTTCGTCCCTGATCTCGGCAATGGCGGTACTACCCTTAGTGTTTGCCGTATCGCCGAGTGTTGAAGTCGCCAAAAAGGCTTTGGAGTCCGGACACACCGGCATGACGTTTATTTATCTGACAAAGTTTTTCCCGAATCTGCCGGGCGGAACCTTTTTTGCTGCACTGTTCTTCTTAGCCCTTTCTATAGCTGCCCTAGCTTCGCTTCTTTCTATGGTAGAGCTTGCAACGCTTAATTTGCAGGATATGGGCATCGACCGGAAGAAGGCTGCAATACTGGTAACGGTGGTTACATTCTTACTCGGTATCCCTTCGGCATACAGTTCATGGTTCCTCGATAACCAGGACATGGTATGGGGTGTGGGGTTACTGATAGCGGGTGTGCTTTACTCCCTGGCGGCATATAGATACGGCATCGACAGGGTGAGGACGGAGATTATAAATCCTAACAGCTATGTGCATATAGGCAAATGGTGGAATTATGCTATAGGCGGTTTCCCAATCATGTTTGCTTTTGTCTTTGGCTGGTGGATCCTGCAATCAATTACCTGGTATCCCAAAACCTGGTGGAACCCGTTCGAGCAGTACAGCCCTGCCACCATGGTGATCCAATGGTCTGTCGTCGCGCTGGTGTTTTACCTTGCTAATAATTGGCTGGCAGAAAAGATAAAGGCTCCTTACAAGGAGGTATCTGCTCGAGAAAGTTCCGCCGATCGCGGGGAGGGAAGAAAATGA